The genomic interval CTGCTGCACCGCCAGCGAGGTGCGCGCCTGCACGTCCTCGTCCACGGACATGCGTCGCAGCCGGGAGAGCTGCAGCTTGAGCGCTGTCAGCGGCGTGTTGAGTTCATGGCTGGCGATGGCGAGGAACTCGTCGCGGAGCTGGAGCGCCTGCTGGGTCTGGTGGAAGAGGTGCGCGTTCTGTACGGCGGCGCTGGCCCGCCGGGCGAGCTCCACGGCCAGCGCCAGGTCCTCGCTCGTGTGGTGGCGGCCGGAGAGGCAGTGTCCCAGGGTCAGCGCCCCCAGCACCCCCTCGGGAGTCTCCAGCGGCACGGACATCCACGAGGTCGGCGCCAGGGTGCGCAGCAGCGCGAGCTGCTCGGGACCACAGGAGGTGCTCTCAATCCAGAGGGGGTCGATGCTGGGATGGAAGGCGGTCAGCCCGCTGGCCAACGCGCAGATGGGAGTCCCCGGACGCTCCGGAGGGTGCCAGCGGCTGGCCGCGAGCAGCCCCGAGCACTCCGGAGTGGCGGCGTGAAAGGTGCGGCGCACCTCATGGTCCGGCCCCAGCACGTCGATGATGCACAGGTCGCCCAGCGTGGGCACCAACCCCAGGGCCACGCCGCGCAGGGTGTGGCCCAGGTCCAGCGAGGTGGCCAGCATGGCGGTGGCGTGTTGGAGCAGCCCCACGCGCTCCACCTGGCTCCGCTCGGCGGCGAGCAGCCGGGCTCGCTCCAGGGCCATGGTGGCCTGCTGCGCCAGCATGTCGATGAAGGCGCGCTCCTCCTCCTCGAAGTCGTGGGCGAGCCCCCAGACGAAGATGAGGCAGCCCACCGTCCGTGTCCGGGTGAACAGAGGCAGACACGCGATGGACATGTCTCCGCTGCTGGGCCGGGTCGCCGCGGCCGTCTCCGGGAAGTGCGTGGCCAGCGTGGCGAAGTCCGCCAGCCACAGCGGGGCTCCGGTGCGCACGGCCTCGGCCACGGGGACCCGGGCATTCAGGGGCACGTGGGTGAAGGCGGCCTCCACCTCGGGAGGACAGCGCACGGAGTGGACGAGCTCCAGTGACGTGCCTGGCACATTCATCAAGTACAAGCCCCCGGCCACGGCATCCAGGGTGCGGACGGCCTCCACCACGACGGCGCGAGCCACGTCCTCGGGGGTGAGGGCTCCGGAGAGGGCCAGGGTGAGGGACTGGAGGCTTCGCATTCGAGCACTGGCCAGCTCGGCGCTGGCGCGGGCTCGGCGGCTCTCCGCCAGCAACTCCACCCCCGGACCCTGCTCCTCGTCGGACAGGGGCATGCGGAGGCTGACGGACGAATGCTTCTCCATGCGCGCGGCCCGACGGCGCAGGTGACACCCCGAGCCCCTTGCACTGAAACGCATCCGAGGCCGGATTTCCGGCTCCGGCGGAATGAATGTCCTACGCCCGTCAGTCCCGCACGTGCCCAGTGAACACACGGGCCGAGAACTTCCGACCTGGAGTCCTGAGGAAGGTGGCTGTCGGACAGACAGCCCCGCCCCTCAATCGTCTTCCGCCGCGTGAAGTGTGGCGGTACCTTCCTTCCCAGAGCCCGGAGTCTCAGCGGCCGAAGTCTTCACTTCTCGCAGGGAACATGCTCCCGGGCGCACCCACGCAGGCAGTCTCCGAGTGCTTCCTCGCCTCGACATCGCGCTCTCGTTGCGCCTCCTTCTGGGATATCCACCGATGAACCGCTTCGCCGCAGTCCTCGTCATCCTGTCCTTGTTGTCCACCACCACCGCGCGCGCCCAGAGCAAGGCGCCGCCTTCCTCGGATGCGCCCAAGTCAGCGCCGTCCCTGGAGCCCAAGACGCAAGCGCCGGCGGAAGAGCCCGGGTTGGACTTCGACCTGCTCGAGCCCGCAGAGGCCGCCGCCGCGTCCCAGGTGGACCCGGAGCTGCAAGCACGCCTGGAGCGGCGCCGCACCATGCTCAAGCTGCATCAGGGCCTGGGCTTCGCGCTGGCCGCGGGCCTGGTGACGACGACGGTGCTGGGGCAGTTGCAGTTCAACGACTCGTTCCGCGGCGGCGGTGATGACCGCACGCTGCTGGGCCTGCACCGGGGCTTCGCCATTGGTACCTCCGCGGTGTTCGCCTCCGTGGGCCTGTTGGGCCTGCTGGCGCCGGACCCCTTCGAGAAGGAGGGCTTCCAGTGGGACACCATCACCTTCCACAAAATCTTCATGTCGCTCGCGACGGCGGGGATGCTGGCGCAGGTCATCCTCGGCATCATGGCGACGGACCGCTATGGGCGGCTGTCGGAGACGGACCTCGCCACCGCGCACCAGGTCGTCGGCTTCACCACCCTGGGCGCCGTGTCGGCTGGTGTCTTCACACTGTTCTTCTGAATCTTCGCGCCCCGGCGCCGTTGGGCTCTGGGGACGGATTCGAGTTTCCTGGAGAGGGATATGACTGCTCGACGACTCGCGCTGCTCACCACCATGTTGCTTTCCCTGCCCGTGCTGGCCCAGGGCGGCGCCAAGACGTATGCGCTGAAGAAGGACTCCAGTTCGCTGACGTACAAGCTGCGGCACCCGGCGCACGAAGTGGTGGGCAAGGCGAAGCCCAGCGATGGCAAGGCCCGGCTGATGGCGGACGGCACGCTGCAGGTGGCGGTGCGCGCCAACATCAAGGACTTCGACTCCGGCAATGGCAACCGTGACGCGCACATGATGGAAGTCACGGAGATGGCCAAGTACCCCATCGTCGACTTCAAGGGTGTGGCCAAGGGCGTGACGATGCCCACGGCCTTCCCCGCGAAGGTGCCGGTGACGCTCAAGGGGAAGCTCATGTTCCATGGGGTGACCCAGGACGTGGAGGTGCCCCTGACGGTGGTGTTCAAGTCCGCCACGGAGGCGACGACCGAGGGCGCCTTCGACATCAGCCTGGAGGCGTACAAGGTGGAGCGCCCCTCGCTGCTGATGGTGAAGGTGGATGACAAGCTGGTGCTCGAGCCCGTGCTGGCCTTCGTGGTGGAGGGCACGTGAGCACTTCCCGACGTGGCTTCTTGAAGGGAATGCTGGGGACGGGCGCGGCGGGTGCGGCGGCGACGGCGCTGCCAGGATGCGCGCCGGATATCGACCCCGCGCCGGTGACGGATGTGTCGGCCAGTGACGCGGGGGTGGTGGACCTGCTGGTGCCCCGCTACCCCGACCTGGCGCGGGAGGGTGGAGCGTTGACGGTGCGCGTGGGGGGCGAGAAGACGCCGCTCCTGGTGACGCACACGGGGCGAGACACGTACTCGGTGCTGTCCTCCATCTGCACGCATGCCGGGTGTCCGCTGGGATTCGACGGGCGCGAGGTCGTGTGCCCGTGCCATCTGTCCAAGTTCAACGCGGTGGATGGCGCGGTGACGCAGCGGCCGGCCACCGTGGGTTTGCGCAAGTTCGCCTCACGATTCAATCCGGGCACCCAGGTGCTGAGCATCGACCTGCGCGCGGGCGAGGGGGGATTCCCCTCGGTGGTGAACGGTGAGGTGCGTCTGCCTTTCGCGCAGTTCCCCACGCTGAAGGACAACGGCAGCGTGGTGGATGGCGTCCCTGGTGGCTACGGCAAGCGCATCTTCATCTTCAGGCTGCAGGACGGCTCGCTGTCGGCGGTGGACTCCATCTGCACGCATCAAGAGTGCGAGGTGTCCTCGCGCCCGGAGCAGCTCGACCTCATCTGCTATTGCCACAACTCCACCTTCTCGGCGCAGGGGGACGTGACGAACCCGCCCGCGGTCCTTCCACTGAAGAAGTTCACCGTGACGGAGACGGCGGACGCGGTGGTGGTATCGAACGTTCGGTGATGACAGGGCCTCACCGTCCAAGTCCTTGACGCTTTCGCAGGCATTGAGGACGGGGTGGGGCCCTTGTACCCCTCGCGGAATTCAAGCATGGATCTCCAAGAAAGATGGAATCCATGCCAACGACCGGATTGTCCGTAAGAGTCTCCCAGCGGAGAAGCGCCTGGGGGGTGGGGATGTTGCTGGGGGTGTTGTTGTTGCCCCTGGTGGCGAGGGCGGAGGTCTCCGCCGATGTGCGGCGATATTTGATCTCCATCCACAGGCTGATTGATGACCTCGCGTACGAGCGGGCCCTGGAGCAGATCTCCCGGGTGAAGAAGGTCTCACAGGGGCCCGAGGATGATGTGGCGGTGTCCCTGTACGAGGGCGTCATCCTGTCGGAGCTGAGCAAGGGGCGGCAGGAGGACGCGGAGGCCGCGTTCAAGTCCGCGCTCTTCCTGAACCCTGATGCGCAGCTGCCACTGAATGTGTCGCCCAAGCTGAAGAAGCGCTTCGAGCAGGTGCGCGCCAAGGTTCAGGAGGAGCTGGCCAAGAGAGGGGAGGACCCGAAGTCAGCGGAGAAGAAGATCATCATTGACGATGATCGCCCCCCTCGAAAGGAGACGCTGCGGCAGAAGGCATGGATTCCGGCCGCCGCGGGTGGGGCGTTGGCGCTGGGGGGAGGGGCCATGTGGCTCCTGGCCTCGCAGGAGAAGGCGAAGCTGGACGCGCCCTCGTCCCTCAAATCCGAAGCAGAGGCGGAGTCGGTGGCCCGGCGTACGCGCTCCATGCAGTCGGTGGGCGTGGGCCTGTTCGTGGGGAGCGCGGTGGGGCTGGGCGTGGCCGCGGGGATGTACCTGCTGGGGGGGCCTGGCTCTTCCGACGAAGCCCCCATGCTGTCGGTGGGAACGGATGGGACGTCCGCCTTCGTGAGCGGGAGGTGGCCGTGAAGCCTGGCATTCGAGCGCTGCTGGCCGTGCTGGTGGTGGTGGGGCTCCAGGTGAGCGGGTGCCTCGACGTGGATGGGGCCCGGCAGAAGTTCTGTGAGGACAACCCCGCGCAGTGTGATGGGGGCGCCGGGAAGCCGGATGGAGGCGGAGACGCAGGTCAGGATGGTGGTCCGGACGGAGGTCCTGATGGTGGTCCAGACGGAGGGCCTGATGGTGGTCCGGACGGAGGGCCTGATGGCGGTCCCCCGGACGCGGGTGGGGATGGCGGGAGCCTGGAGTCGGGTTGGCATTCCATGGAGCGCATGCAGGAGTCGCGTGCCTTTCACACCGCCACGCGATTGAACGATGGCCGGGTCCTGGTGGTGGGGGGCGTCAGCGCGAACTGGAACGCCGCTGTCGCCTCCACGGAAATCTACGAACCGAAGACGAACAAGTGGACCAGCGCGGGGACCCTGCCGGAGCCGCGTGCCCGGCACACCGCCACCTTGCTGAAGAGTGGCAAGGTCCTGGTCGTGGGCGGGCATGACGCATCCGGCACCGAGCTGACGAAGGTGTTGGAGTATGACCCCACCGGGAGCGGCTCGTGGTCGGTCGTGGGCGCCCTCTCGCAGGGGCGTTTCAATCACGACGCGGTGCTGCTGACGTCCACTTCCTCGGGCGAGGTCCTGGTGATGGGCGGGGGCGTGAAGGGCGGTGCCGATGGCCTCACCTCCGCGGAGCTCTACAACCCGTCCAGTCGAGGGTGGACCTCCGTGTCCTCGGGCACGCTCGAGAAGGGGCGAGAGGGCGTCGTGGCCGTGGAGATGAGCGGCAACAGGGTATTGGCCGTGGGTGGCTTTCCCTCGGGCCTGAGAACCGCGGAGGTGTATCAGCGGTCGCTCGGGGACTGGTCGCTTGTCAATGGGACTGCGGCCCAGAACCGCGTGGGTCACACCGTGACGCGTCTGGCCGGAGGCGACATCCTGGTGGCCGGCGCGGACTTGAACAACAACACCTATGGCGACAGCACGGAGCTCTTCTCCGAGACCTCCTTGACCTGGAGGAGCGCGGGCACATTGAGTGAGCCTCGGGCCTATTTCACGGCGACCCGCCTCGACTCCGGAGATGTCCTGGTGACGGGCGGCTCACGTGGGGAGAACCAGTCCCTGAAGGTGGTCCAGCTCTACCGTCCGACGGGCGGGGGTTGGACGGCGGGCCCGCCCATGACGGTGGAGCGGGCCTTCCACCGAGCGACGTTGCTCGACTCGGGCCAGGTGCTCGTCACCGGAGGGTTCAGGAACACGGAGCCCTACGTGCTGGATTCTGTGGAGCTGTACGTCCCCTGAGCTCGAGTGCGCGGGCCCATGAACGTGGGCCCGCGGGAGTGCGGCTCAATCAAATCCATCCGTGGAGAGGGCTACGTCGCGCCAGGTAGCCCGTTCCGGGTTGACGTCCCGGTGTTTGCCTTCGCTCAGTTCAAGTCAGCGCGGCCGCATCCAGGAGGTGCGGCGCGCGTTGAGGCACTTCGTGAGCATCGGCGCGCTGCGTGATGTCGCGCGACTCGAATCAACTCAACGCAGCCGTGTCCAGAATGAGCGGCGCGCGGAGATACGGGACAGCGCGCGTTGAAGCTCTTCATCGTTGTCGGCGCGCTGCGCGATGTCACTTAGCGAGATGATGCCGACGAGGCGGTCATCATGCTCGATGACTGGGAGTCGGCGAAGCTGCCGGCGGGTCATGAGCGCGAGGGCCGTATGCAATGTCTCATCGAGCGTGACGGCGTCGATGTCCTCCGTCATCACGTCCGAGACGCGGAGCTGCTCGGGAGGCTGCCCATCCGTGAAGGCACGCAGGGCGAGCTCACGGTCGGTGACGAGCCCCACGAGCCGGCCACGCTCGTCGACGATGGGAATGACGCCGCAGTCCTCGTCCCGCATGAGCCGAGCCACCTCGCGCAAGGAGCTGTCACGCCGCGCGGTGCGCACGTTGCGAGTCATCACCTCGCGAGTCATCAAGGGCTCACGCTGCCACCGCCGCTCGGGTGAAGGCGGGCCCTCTTGTACGGCAACCGCACTCGAGCGTCCCCGCGCGCGAGGCGAGGACTGCTCGTCCCGAGCCCGTGCCTCCTCCGTGCGCGTGTGCGCCCTGCCTCCGTAGCCCGTGCGGTCCCACGGACGATATTCCGCGGCCTGAGGCGCCAGCTCCTGGTCCTGGTCGCCCATGCTCCGCCGGGGACCGATGCCCGTGGCATACCGGTCATCGCGGTCATCCCGCCCGTAGGGCCCCCTGCCCACGCCCCCCGTGGCCCACTCCGCGTCGCTCCGCGCCACGTCGCGGTCATCCACATCCGTGCGCACCTGGGCCATGCGCAAGGTCGCGGCCCGGTGGAATCGACCTTCGCGCAAGGACGACAGCTCATCGCGCGCGGGATTCCATCCCGACACATCCGACTCACCTCGCTCGCGCGAGCCAGGAGGGGCCGCGTCGGCAGGCCGTGCCGCCTCGGACGCGAGTCGTCCAGGCCGCAAGGCTCCTTGCCCCTCATCCCAACCGTTGTCCATGCTTCGCTGCGCCATGCCCTGAAGGCTGGCGATGCCCGCGGGCTCCACCAACCAGCGAGGCCACGCCCGCCCGAAGGGCTGTCAGGTTCCTCATGCGAGCAAGGCAACCCGGGCAGCAGTCCGCCACGAGAGGCCTCTCGCCAAGCCAGGAACCCAGCGGCACAGCGGAGCCCACGCGCCCCAAGGAGCCCCGGCCCGCGCTCGTCACCCAGGCCACGAGCCCAACAACACAGGTGCCGCGACAAGCCAGACAAGCAACCCACCGCATGTCTGTCTTCCCAGGCACTTCAGTGCACGGCCCAGCGCTCGGCAATCTCCTCGCAGGCGAGCACCACGTCGCTCAGCCGGCGGATGTGCGCTCGCGGCGCGGTGAAGATGGTGCCCGCGAAGACATCCACCACCTGCACCATGCGATGGTCCGAAGGACCCAACTGGCACAAGTGCTGCTCCGCGAACCGCTGCAGCATCGTCCCGATGTACTGCCCGGAGCGCTCGTCCAGCGGGTGGTGCTTGGAGAAGTAGAGCTTCATCAACCCCACGCGAGGATTGCCGTTCCGGTCCAACCGCTGGAGGACGACCTCCGGACGCACGCTGATGGTGACCCCCGCCATCTCCAGCACGGGAGGCTCCGCGCCCACCGCGCTGACGATGGTGTCCTCCAGACCGAGCCACGGCGCCAGGTCCGCGAAGCGCTCCAACGCCTCCGAGCACAGATGCAGCCGCTGCGCCTCGAACTCCGACTGCGGCACGCTGCACGCGAAGCGGCGCTGGTGCTCGCGGAGGATGGCCGGGTCCAGGTCGCGACACAGGAAGTCGGTAATCGCGTGGGACGCCTCGGGGTAGCGCAGGTACTGCTGCTCGGGTGGATGCTTCTGGTCGTAGATGATGCGCTTGCGACGAGCAGGGGTCGCGGTGAGGTACTCACCCAGCTTGTTCACGGACACACGCGGCAGTTCACGCACTTCCGCCATGGAGTTCCTCCCCCTGGATGCTGGCGAATGAGCACACAATACCGAGGGGGGCTGACATGCCTTTGGCCGCGTGAGTCATTGAAAACAGAGGCGTCGCGCCGCGCGGAGGTCGCACGCGGCGGACGAGACGTCACACGGCGGGTGGTCCGCTGCGCCCGCGCGGATGGCGGCGAGTCCGGAGGGCTCGAGCGGCGTTCACATGCTCCCGGGTTGCCCGGCCGAGGTGGAATCGCGGCGCTCGGGCTCGCGCGGGGAGGGGACGTGGAGCGTCCCGGAGTCCTTCAATCCTTCTCTTCCTCCAGACTGCCAGGAAAGGCTGTCCAGTACAGGTCAGGGAGCGGATTGGTGCCCGCGTCGCTGCGCGGGCCATCACCGTCAGGGATGTCGTCGAGAATCGCGCGAGGGGTGCGCTCGGTGGGGTCCATGGGATGCGCGTGCCAGGATGCGTCGTCATCCTCGGACGGGGACTCGGTCACCTCTTCGACCTCCTCCTCGTCCTCGACCGTGGGCGCGCGCCCGTAATAGTCCTCGAGGGGCTGGGGGGCGGGCTGTCGTCGCGGGTCCTTCACCATGATGCAATCCTCCGCCTCACTACGCTCGTGACGGGGAATGCTCACCGCAACCTGTCCGCTGAAGTCTGGAAGGCAGGCAGGCGTCCCGGGCCTATGGCTCGGAGGGTTCGTCAGTGACTCGCGGCCCGTCCACGGTGGAGTCCCCGTCTTCCGCGCGTGAACGCGTGACACCGCGCAGGCCCGGCACGCCAAAGACGCGCGCGGCCTCCTGGGCCAGGGAGCCCTCGGTGTCCGGCTTCGTCCCCGAGGCCGGTGAGGCCCCCGGCTCCAGCGGCACCGACGCCTCCTCCGCCGTGAGGTTCTCCGGGTGCAGCCCACCCTCGAGCAGCTCCGCCTGGTTGCGGCGCACGGTCGCCTCCATGGCCACGCGGGCCACCTCCTCGGCCGTCTCGTGCCGCCCGAAGCCGGGGGCATGGGCGCGCAGCCAGCCTCGCAGCACACAGGCCATCTCCTCGGCGGATTGGAACCGCTCGGAGGGCTCGCGTCGCAGCGCGCGCAGCACCACCGACGCCACGCCTTCCGGAATGCCCTCGACCAGCCGGGCCACCTGCTCGGGCGACAGGTTCAGCATCCGCGCCGCCACCTCCTCCACGGGCATCCAGGTGGGGCCCTGGGCCTCCAGCGTCAGGCCCTCCGGAAGGGGCGGAGGCGGCGAGTCCTCCACCGCCAGCGGATGCCTCCCCGTCAGCAACTCCAACAGCACCAGCCCCAGCGAGAAGAGGTCCGAGCGCGCATCCACCGTCGCGCGCAGCAGCATCTCCGGCGACGCATACGCGACGTCGCCCTTCACCAACGGGCGGCTGGTCTGCTCGCGCCCCGGCATCCGCGACGCGGCGACGGTGAAGTTCGTCAGCTTCACGTCGCCATGGGTCCCCACGCGGATGTTCCGGGGGCTCACGTCGCGGTGGACGATGCCCAGCGGCCGGTTCCAGTCATCCACCGCGCAGTGGGCGTGGTGGAGCGCGTCCGCCACCTCGGCCACCACGAACGCGGCCAGCGCGGACGACACGGGCCTGCGCCGCATGGCCGTCAGGTTGAGCAGCGTGTCCAGCGAGCGCCCCTCCACGTACTCCATCACCACGTGCGGCGAGCCTCGGTACATCTTGATTTGATGCACCTGCGCGATGTTGGGGTGCTTGAAGCGGAACGTCAGGCCCACCTCCTCCACCAGCCGGCGCCGCTCCACGAAGGTGGCCGGGCTGCGCAGCCGCTTCACCACCACCAGCCCACCCTGGCCGTCGCGATAGCGCCGCCGCACCAGCATCAACAGCTCGCCGGTGGAGCGCACCTCCAGCTTGCGAACGAACTCGAACACCGTGCCGCCCACGTTGAACAGCACCCGCGGCCGGCGCGGTCCTCCGGGGGAATCCTCCGTCGTCGTATCGGGCGTCGTCATGGTCTGCCTTGGAACCTGGGATGTTGAATGACAGTTCCAGGATGCCTGAGGTAGCACGAAAGGCAAGCCTCGTGGAATGTCAGAGATTGGATGTGAGGGAATGAACTTCTGAGGTCGGGTCGGTGAATGCCCTGGCGCGGGGCTACTCCCCAGGCTTCTTCCAGGCGAGGAGCGCGCCTCGCAGCACGCTCAGCCGCCTGCGCAGCCAGGCTATCCAGGGGGCCGGGACACCCGGCGGAGCGGGGGCGGGCTCCGTGGACGGCGTCGCCGCGGGCCCCGAGTCCTGGCCCGCCCCCGCGCCCGGCTGGTCCGGCCAGCGCATCCACCGGCGAATCTCGCGCCCGTCCTCGTCGCCATCGAAGAGGGCCTCGTCCTCCTCGGTGATGGCCTCATGGGGAGGCCGGGGAGGGAACAAGGGGACGTCCCAGGTCTCGTCCGCCCGCCGCAGCGCCGCGTTGAGCGCCTCACACAGCTCCGCGCCGTTGGGGTGGCGTCCGGAGGCGTGTTTGCTGAGCAGACGCAGCACGATGCCATCCAGCGCCGGAGGGACGCGGGGGTTGAGGGCGGAGGGCGGCGTGAGGCGGGCCGACTCGATGCTGGCCAAAAGCGCGGACGGGGGCAGGTGGGCGGGGTAGGGGAAGGCGCCCGTCAGCACCTCGTGGAAGACGAGCCCCAGCGAGTACAGGTCATCGGTGGGCACGAAGCGGTAGCGCGAGCCCGGAGCGCGAGGCCCCAGCCAGAAGCGCAGCGACTCCGGGCTCCGGTAGCTGGGGGTTCCTGGAGGAAGACGATCCTCCGTGAGTGACGGCGCGCACGCGTGGTCCCCCGAGCCGAAGTCCACCAGCACCGGCTGCCCATCCGAGGCCCGGACGATGATGTTGCTCCCCTTGAGGTCGCGGTGGACCACACCCGCGCGATGGATGGCGTCCAGGGTGAGGGCCAGGGAGGCGAACACCTCCGCGGCGCGGCGTGGAGTGGCCTGCGCCGTGGTGGCCCACCGGGACAGGGTGGGGCCCTCCACGTAGTCCATGATGAGATAGAGGTAGCCGCGGTGGGCGTCGGGCCAGCGGCGGTAGCCCAGGAGCTCCACCACGTTGGGGTGGTCCAGGTGCATCAGCAGCCGGGCCTCCCGGCGGGTGCGCGCGTCCACCCGGCCCTCGTCGTTCTCGGAGGGGCCCTCCAGCGCGAACTTCAACGCCACCGTGCCGCGGGTCTCGCTCTCCGCCAGGAAGATGGTGCCGTAACCCCCGGTCGCCAGCCTCCGGATGATGCGCAGCGCTCCCAGCTCCTCCGAGGGCTGGAGCAGCAAAGGGTGCACCGCATCGAGGTCGCTCATCGTCCATCCTCCCCTGGACGTCCCAGCCCCTCTGATGAGGAGAAGAGACGAAGGACCCTCAAGGTTGAAACCCGACGGGGGTTTCAGCGAAAGGGCCCGTACATGTCATGGCCGTTCAACCTTGAAGGTCCTTAACATGGCTGACTCCTTTTCGGGTAGTCTCGCGCCTCAGGGGGTAGGGTT from Myxococcus stipitatus carries:
- a CDS encoding CBS domain-containing protein, with protein sequence MRPGRLASEAARPADAAPPGSRERGESDVSGWNPARDELSSLREGRFHRAATLRMAQVRTDVDDRDVARSDAEWATGGVGRGPYGRDDRDDRYATGIGPRRSMGDQDQELAPQAAEYRPWDRTGYGGRAHTRTEEARARDEQSSPRARGRSSAVAVQEGPPSPERRWQREPLMTREVMTRNVRTARRDSSLREVARLMRDEDCGVIPIVDERGRLVGLVTDRELALRAFTDGQPPEQLRVSDVMTEDIDAVTLDETLHTALALMTRRQLRRLPVIEHDDRLVGIISLSDIAQRADNDEELQRALSRISARRSFWTRLR
- a CDS encoding Kelch repeat-containing protein; the protein is MKPGIRALLAVLVVVGLQVSGCLDVDGARQKFCEDNPAQCDGGAGKPDGGGDAGQDGGPDGGPDGGPDGGPDGGPDGGPDGGPPDAGGDGGSLESGWHSMERMQESRAFHTATRLNDGRVLVVGGVSANWNAAVASTEIYEPKTNKWTSAGTLPEPRARHTATLLKSGKVLVVGGHDASGTELTKVLEYDPTGSGSWSVVGALSQGRFNHDAVLLTSTSSGEVLVMGGGVKGGADGLTSAELYNPSSRGWTSVSSGTLEKGREGVVAVEMSGNRVLAVGGFPSGLRTAEVYQRSLGDWSLVNGTAAQNRVGHTVTRLAGGDILVAGADLNNNTYGDSTELFSETSLTWRSAGTLSEPRAYFTATRLDSGDVLVTGGSRGENQSLKVVQLYRPTGGGWTAGPPMTVERAFHRATLLDSGQVLVTGGFRNTEPYVLDSVELYVP
- a CDS encoding Rieske (2Fe-2S) protein; translated protein: MSTSRRGFLKGMLGTGAAGAAATALPGCAPDIDPAPVTDVSASDAGVVDLLVPRYPDLAREGGALTVRVGGEKTPLLVTHTGRDTYSVLSSICTHAGCPLGFDGREVVCPCHLSKFNAVDGAVTQRPATVGLRKFASRFNPGTQVLSIDLRAGEGGFPSVVNGEVRLPFAQFPTLKDNGSVVDGVPGGYGKRIFIFRLQDGSLSAVDSICTHQECEVSSRPEQLDLICYCHNSTFSAQGDVTNPPAVLPLKKFTVTETADAVVVSNVR
- a CDS encoding GAF domain-containing sensor histidine kinase, whose amino-acid sequence is MEKHSSVSLRMPLSDEEQGPGVELLAESRRARASAELASARMRSLQSLTLALSGALTPEDVARAVVVEAVRTLDAVAGGLYLMNVPGTSLELVHSVRCPPEVEAAFTHVPLNARVPVAEAVRTGAPLWLADFATLATHFPETAAATRPSSGDMSIACLPLFTRTRTVGCLIFVWGLAHDFEEEERAFIDMLAQQATMALERARLLAAERSQVERVGLLQHATAMLATSLDLGHTLRGVALGLVPTLGDLCIIDVLGPDHEVRRTFHAATPECSGLLAASRWHPPERPGTPICALASGLTAFHPSIDPLWIESTSCGPEQLALLRTLAPTSWMSVPLETPEGVLGALTLGHCLSGRHHTSEDLALAVELARRASAAVQNAHLFHQTQQALQLRDEFLAIASHELNTPLTALKLQLSRLRRMSVDEDVQARTSLAVQQVDRLGRLVRELLEVAHLSEGRLHLTPEPVDLVDVCRGVLTRFTEERERAGATIFLHAPGAVPGRWDHSRVDGMVTHLVSNALKYGLGRPVEVEVSCIPGDLARLVVKDRGIGIPAAQLAHLFQRFGRAVPLRHYGGFGLGLWFSRQVVEAHGGHIHLESAPGLGTTVTVEMPRTPASS
- a CDS encoding serine/threonine-protein kinase, which gives rise to MSDLDAVHPLLLQPSEELGALRIIRRLATGGYGTIFLAESETRGTVALKFALEGPSENDEGRVDARTRREARLLMHLDHPNVVELLGYRRWPDAHRGYLYLIMDYVEGPTLSRWATTAQATPRRAAEVFASLALTLDAIHRAGVVHRDLKGSNIIVRASDGQPVLVDFGSGDHACAPSLTEDRLPPGTPSYRSPESLRFWLGPRAPGSRYRFVPTDDLYSLGLVFHEVLTGAFPYPAHLPPSALLASIESARLTPPSALNPRVPPALDGIVLRLLSKHASGRHPNGAELCEALNAALRRADETWDVPLFPPRPPHEAITEEDEALFDGDEDGREIRRWMRWPDQPGAGAGQDSGPAATPSTEPAPAPPGVPAPWIAWLRRRLSVLRGALLAWKKPGE
- a CDS encoding YceI family protein, encoding MTARRLALLTTMLLSLPVLAQGGAKTYALKKDSSSLTYKLRHPAHEVVGKAKPSDGKARLMADGTLQVAVRANIKDFDSGNGNRDAHMMEVTEMAKYPIVDFKGVAKGVTMPTAFPAKVPVTLKGKLMFHGVTQDVEVPLTVVFKSATEATTEGAFDISLEAYKVERPSLLMVKVDDKLVLEPVLAFVVEGT
- a CDS encoding serine/threonine-protein kinase, yielding MTTPDTTTEDSPGGPRRPRVLFNVGGTVFEFVRKLEVRSTGELLMLVRRRYRDGQGGLVVVKRLRSPATFVERRRLVEEVGLTFRFKHPNIAQVHQIKMYRGSPHVVMEYVEGRSLDTLLNLTAMRRRPVSSALAAFVVAEVADALHHAHCAVDDWNRPLGIVHRDVSPRNIRVGTHGDVKLTNFTVAASRMPGREQTSRPLVKGDVAYASPEMLLRATVDARSDLFSLGLVLLELLTGRHPLAVEDSPPPPLPEGLTLEAQGPTWMPVEEVAARMLNLSPEQVARLVEGIPEGVASVVLRALRREPSERFQSAEEMACVLRGWLRAHAPGFGRHETAEEVARVAMEATVRRNQAELLEGGLHPENLTAEEASVPLEPGASPASGTKPDTEGSLAQEAARVFGVPGLRGVTRSRAEDGDSTVDGPRVTDEPSEP